The proteins below are encoded in one region of Poecile atricapillus isolate bPoeAtr1 chromosome 19, bPoeAtr1.hap1, whole genome shotgun sequence:
- the LOC131586412 gene encoding olfactory receptor 14J1-like — translation MSNSSSISHFLLLALADTRQLQLLHFCLFLGISLAALLGNGLIISAVACSHHLHSPMFFFLLNLALTDLGSICTTVPKAMHNSLWGTRDISYTGCVAQLFFFLFFISAEFSLLTIMCYDRYVSICKPLHYGTLLGSRACAHMAAAAWASGFLYSLLHTANTFSLPLCHGNALDQFFCEIPQILKLSCSNSYTRELGLIAVSVCLLLGCFVFVVFSYVQIFRAVLRIPSEQGRHKAFSTCLPHLAVLSLVISAAAFAYLKPPSISSPSLDLAVSILYSVVPPALNPFIYSLRNQELKAAVWRMMTGWYQKH, via the coding sequence atgtccaacagcagctccatcagccacttcctcctgctggcattggcagacacgcggcagctgcagctcctgcacttctgcctcttcctgggcatctccctggctgccctcctgggcaacGGCCTCATCATCAGCGCCgtagcctgcagccaccacctgcacagccccatgttcttcttcctgctcaacctggccctcactgacctgggctccatctgcaccactgtgcccaaagccatgcaTAATTCCCTCTGGGGCACCAGAGACATCTCCTACACAGGATGTGTGGCacagctctttttctttctgttcttcatCTCAGCAGAGTTTTCCCTGCTGACCATCATGTGCTACGACCGCTAcgtgtccatctgcaaacccctgcactatgggaccctcctgggcagcagagcttgtgcccacatggcagcagctgcctgggccagtggctttCTTTATTCACTGCTGCACACGgccaatacattttccctgcccctgtgccatgGAAATGCCCTGGAccagttcttctgtgaaatcccacagatcctcaagctctcctgctccaattCCTACACTAGAGAACTTGGGCTCATTGCAGTCAGTGTCTGTTTGCTACTTGGCTGTTTTGTGTTCGttgttttctcctatgtgcagatcttcagggctgtgctgaggatcccctctgagcagggacggcacaaagccttttccacctgcctccctcacctggcCGTGCTCTCCCTAGTTATCAGCGCTGCAGCATTTGCCTACCTGAAGcccccctccatctcctccccatccctggatctggcAGTGTCAATTCTGTACTCGGTGgtgcctccagccctgaaccCCTTCATCTACAGCTtgaggaaccaggagctcaaggctgcagtgtggagaATGATGACTGGATGGTATCAGAAACATTAA